From the genome of Scytonema hofmannii PCC 7110, one region includes:
- a CDS encoding GxxExxY protein, which translates to MNRKDAKSAKEEVEGLAYQTIGAAIEVHRMLGPGFLESVYHQALRLELTMRGIPHKSKYPIAIAYKGHQVGEGELDFFVGDTLVVELKAVERLTPIHEAQVISYLKITNQSLALLINFNVPILKEGIKRIILSSS; encoded by the coding sequence ATGAACCGCAAAGACGCAAAGAGCGCGAAGGAAGAGGTAGAAGGATTGGCTTATCAGACAATTGGAGCAGCGATTGAGGTACATCGGATGTTGGGACCTGGGTTTCTGGAGTCGGTTTATCACCAAGCATTGAGGCTGGAATTGACGATGCGGGGTATCCCTCACAAATCTAAATATCCCATAGCGATCGCTTACAAAGGTCATCAAGTTGGTGAGGGCGAATTAGATTTTTTTGTTGGCGATACTCTTGTTGTTGAATTGAAAGCAGTTGAGAGGTTAACCCCCATTCACGAGGCTCAAGTCATTTCATATCTAAAAATAACCAACCAATCCCTCGCCCTTCTCATCAACTTTAACGTTCCCATTCTCAAAGAAGGTATAAAGCGAATAATACTCTCTTCTTCTTAA